A window of the Nycticebus coucang isolate mNycCou1 chromosome 3, mNycCou1.pri, whole genome shotgun sequence genome harbors these coding sequences:
- the LOC128582290 gene encoding mannose-binding protein A-like isoform X2, whose translation MFLFPSLLALLHVVTVSCSETKTCEDVQKACNLISCGIPVTNGTPGRDGRDGPKGEKGEPGQGLRGLQGPPGKLGPPGERGAPGSPGPRGQKGDRGDNSAAETKLDSLESEVRRLRADLDYMRRLQAFSLGKKHGKKLYVTNGEKMPFSRVKALCAELQATVAAPRSSEENKAIQDVAKDTAFLGITDEATEGQFMYVTGGSLSYTNWKKDEPNDHGSGEDCVIILKEGIWNDISCASSFLAVCEFPA comes from the exons ATGTTCCTGTTTCCGTCACTCCTTGCCCTTCTGCATGTGGTGACGGTATCCtgctcagaaacaaaaacctgtGAGGATGTCCAAAAGGCCTGCAACCTGATCTCCTGCGGCATCCCTGTCACCAATGGTACCCCAGGCAGAGATGGGCGTGATGGACCcaagggggaaaagggagagcCAG GTCAAGGGCTCAGAGGTTTGCAGGGCCCTCCTGGAAAGCTAGGGCCTCCAGGAGAGAGAGGGGCCCCTGGGAGTCCAGGACCGAGAGGCCAAAAAGGAGATCGTGGAGACAATTCAG CTGCCGAGACTAAGCTGGACAGCTTAGAGAGCGAAGTAAGGCGCCTGAGAGCAGACCTGGACTACATGAGGAGGT TGCAAGCCTTCTCCTTGGGCAAAAAGCATGGTAAGAAGCTCTACGTGACCAACGGGGAGAAGATGCCTTTCTCCAGAGTAAAGGCTCTGTGTGCTGAGCTTCAGGCCACTGTGGCTGCCCCTAGGAGCTCCGAGGAGAATAAGGCCATCCAGGATGTGGCCAAAGACACTGCCTTCCTGGGCATCACAGATGAGGCCACTGAAGGCCAGTTCATGTATGTGACAGGTGGGAGTTTGAGCTACACCAACTGGAAGAAGGATGAGCCCAATGACCATGGTTCAGGGGAGGACTGTGTGATTATCCTAAAGGAAGGGATCTGGAACGATATCTCCTGCGCATCGTCCTTCCTGGCCGTCTGTGAGTTTCCCGCCTAA
- the LOC128582290 gene encoding mannose-binding protein A-like isoform X1 — translation MGLRAAQEDIAKRRIMSWLPARHKVRTMFLFPSLLALLHVVTVSCSETKTCEDVQKACNLISCGIPVTNGTPGRDGRDGPKGEKGEPGQGLRGLQGPPGKLGPPGERGAPGSPGPRGQKGDRGDNSAAETKLDSLESEVRRLRADLDYMRRLQAFSLGKKHGKKLYVTNGEKMPFSRVKALCAELQATVAAPRSSEENKAIQDVAKDTAFLGITDEATEGQFMYVTGGSLSYTNWKKDEPNDHGSGEDCVIILKEGIWNDISCASSFLAVCEFPA, via the exons ATGGGCCTCAGGGCAGCACAGGAGGATATAGCCAAGAGAAGGATCATGAGCTGGCTCCCTGCCAGGCACAAG GTGAGGACTATGTTCCTGTTTCCGTCACTCCTTGCCCTTCTGCATGTGGTGACGGTATCCtgctcagaaacaaaaacctgtGAGGATGTCCAAAAGGCCTGCAACCTGATCTCCTGCGGCATCCCTGTCACCAATGGTACCCCAGGCAGAGATGGGCGTGATGGACCcaagggggaaaagggagagcCAG GTCAAGGGCTCAGAGGTTTGCAGGGCCCTCCTGGAAAGCTAGGGCCTCCAGGAGAGAGAGGGGCCCCTGGGAGTCCAGGACCGAGAGGCCAAAAAGGAGATCGTGGAGACAATTCAG CTGCCGAGACTAAGCTGGACAGCTTAGAGAGCGAAGTAAGGCGCCTGAGAGCAGACCTGGACTACATGAGGAGGT TGCAAGCCTTCTCCTTGGGCAAAAAGCATGGTAAGAAGCTCTACGTGACCAACGGGGAGAAGATGCCTTTCTCCAGAGTAAAGGCTCTGTGTGCTGAGCTTCAGGCCACTGTGGCTGCCCCTAGGAGCTCCGAGGAGAATAAGGCCATCCAGGATGTGGCCAAAGACACTGCCTTCCTGGGCATCACAGATGAGGCCACTGAAGGCCAGTTCATGTATGTGACAGGTGGGAGTTTGAGCTACACCAACTGGAAGAAGGATGAGCCCAATGACCATGGTTCAGGGGAGGACTGTGTGATTATCCTAAAGGAAGGGATCTGGAACGATATCTCCTGCGCATCGTCCTTCCTGGCCGTCTGTGAGTTTCCCGCCTAA